In Dolichospermum flos-aquae CCAP 1403/13F, the following proteins share a genomic window:
- a CDS encoding Tab2/Atab2 family RNA-binding protein, translated as MYWELDFYSRPILDENQKKVWEMLVCESPVDIGTQTDSLFRYAKYCPSTQVNSGWLRTAIQEAIEEAGASPTKIRFFRRQMNNMITKSCEDVGVPAVPSRRTLVLNQWIQQRMKEVYPQEPGYQGVANPSVRLDKPLPQRLPDALEGKQWAFVTLEASDLAQMPDWEIGFGEAFPLELAELRPETRIPGILIFSPRALPIAGWMSGLEMAYLHFDTKQGNRLILETGATESWVVANIRTPELLAEAQGFAVAKEQANGVHFIGVQSDPQSQDFAGFWLLQEINLP; from the coding sequence ATGTATTGGGAACTCGATTTTTACTCCCGTCCGATTTTGGACGAAAATCAGAAAAAAGTATGGGAAATGTTAGTGTGTGAAAGTCCTGTAGATATTGGTACACAAACGGATTCTCTGTTTCGCTATGCTAAATATTGCCCAAGTACCCAGGTAAATTCGGGTTGGCTACGGACAGCAATCCAGGAAGCGATAGAAGAAGCCGGTGCTTCCCCCACCAAAATCCGCTTTTTCCGCCGCCAAATGAATAACATGATTACAAAATCCTGTGAAGATGTGGGAGTACCCGCTGTACCAAGTCGGCGGACTTTGGTTCTTAATCAGTGGATACAGCAGCGCATGAAGGAAGTCTACCCCCAAGAACCGGGATATCAGGGAGTAGCCAATCCTTCTGTGCGTTTGGATAAGCCCTTACCTCAACGTTTACCAGATGCTTTAGAAGGAAAACAATGGGCTTTTGTGACATTAGAGGCTAGTGATTTGGCTCAAATGCCGGATTGGGAAATTGGTTTTGGTGAAGCTTTTCCCCTAGAGTTGGCGGAATTACGCCCAGAAACTCGGATTCCGGGAATTTTGATTTTCTCACCCAGGGCTTTACCCATAGCAGGTTGGATGTCTGGTTTAGAAATGGCTTATTTGCACTTTGACACCAAACAAGGCAACAGGTTGATTTTGGAAACGGGGGCTACGGAAAGTTGGGTGGTGGCTAATATCCGCACTCCTGAACTTTTGGCAGAAGCACAGGGCTTTGCGGTAGCTAAGGAACAAGCCAATGGCGTACATTTTATTGGTGTCCAGTCTGATCCTCAATCTCAAGATTTTGCGGGATTTTGGCTATTACAAGAAATCAATTTGCCCTAA
- a CDS encoding uracil-DNA glycosylase produces the protein MQHETQLSLFDNSSLNQKELITTSNKIPIPPGTYDNVEELTKHCNGCQRCALSENRTHAVVGRGNLQAEIMIIGEAPGKNEDETGLPFVGRSGQLLESILASVNLSTETDIYIANICKCRPPENRVPTNEEAAACKPYLFEQIRLVDPKIILLTGATSVKGVIGDKRPITKIRGQWLEWEGRLCMPIFHPSYLLRNPSREQGKPKWLMWQDIQVVRAKFDEFKNQDQN, from the coding sequence ATGCAGCATGAAACTCAACTTAGTTTATTTGATAACTCTAGCTTAAACCAAAAAGAGCTAATTACTACCAGTAATAAAATTCCCATTCCGCCGGGAACTTATGACAATGTAGAGGAATTGACAAAACATTGCAATGGCTGTCAGCGTTGTGCATTAAGTGAAAACCGGACTCATGCTGTGGTCGGCCGTGGTAATCTCCAAGCGGAAATTATGATTATTGGGGAAGCACCGGGAAAAAATGAAGATGAAACAGGTTTACCATTTGTAGGTAGATCAGGACAATTACTAGAAAGTATCTTAGCTTCGGTAAATTTAAGTACAGAAACAGATATATATATTGCCAATATTTGCAAGTGTAGACCACCGGAAAACCGTGTACCAACTAATGAAGAAGCTGCTGCTTGTAAACCATATTTATTTGAGCAGATTCGCCTAGTTGACCCCAAAATTATCTTATTAACAGGTGCAACTTCTGTGAAAGGTGTGATTGGTGACAAACGCCCGATTACTAAAATTCGCGGTCAATGGTTAGAGTGGGAAGGGCGTTTATGTATGCCTATTTTTCATCCCTCTTACTTGTTGCGTAACCCTTCACGGGAACAAGGAAAGCCTAAATGGTTAATGTGGCAAGATATACAGGTGGTTCGGGCTAAGTTTGATGAATTCAAAAATCAGGATCAAAATTAA
- a CDS encoding glycogen debranching protein, with protein sequence MNIWVNEQIDPSGLIHACIASCDESQAKDCHESFKTNLTNSQKAEGWIAKLRIVKSWDDVPVNALKLD encoded by the coding sequence ATGAATATTTGGGTAAATGAACAAATTGATCCTTCTGGGCTGATTCACGCCTGTATTGCCTCTTGTGATGAATCTCAGGCTAAGGATTGTCATGAATCGTTTAAGACTAATCTCACAAACTCTCAAAAGGCAGAGGGCTGGATTGCCAAATTAAGGATAGTTAAATCTTGGGATGATGTGCCAGTTAATGCTTTAAAACTTGATTAA
- a CDS encoding competence/damage-inducible protein A, protein MSAEIICVGTEMLLGDILNSNAQYLAQQLAQLGIPHYYQTVVGDNPDRLKEVIEIAASRVQILIFTGGLGPTPDDLTCETIADFFGVSLIERADIIEDITEKFAQRGRVMSANNRKQALIPQGAEILPNPTGTAPGIIWQPRPGLTIFTFPGVPSEMYRMWTETAVPFLKSQGWGKEIIYSRSLRFWGIGESALAEKVAPYFDLTNPTVAPYAGKGEVRLRISAKATDATTAEALITPIEKQLIEIAGLDYYGIDNDTLAAVVGNLLRSAGATLSVAESCTGGGLGQMLTEISGSSDYFWGGVISYANSVKIGLLGVNPEDLEEFGAVSATVAEQMAIGVKNRLSTTWGLSITGIAGPTGGTQTKPVGLVYIGLAGPGNEVISFEHRFGTIRGRSLIRYVSANAALDNLRRQLQKRLVPQGGSQKSKLIYSRLFGD, encoded by the coding sequence ATGAGTGCAGAAATTATTTGCGTTGGTACAGAAATGCTGCTAGGAGATATCCTCAACAGCAATGCCCAATATCTTGCCCAGCAGTTAGCACAGTTAGGCATTCCTCACTACTATCAAACCGTCGTCGGGGATAATCCAGACAGACTTAAAGAAGTGATAGAAATTGCCGCTTCCAGAGTACAAATTCTCATTTTCACCGGTGGTTTAGGCCCCACACCCGATGATCTCACCTGCGAAACTATCGCTGATTTTTTTGGCGTATCTTTAATAGAACGAGCCGATATTATCGAAGATATAACCGAAAAATTTGCCCAACGGGGACGAGTAATGTCTGCCAATAATCGCAAACAAGCCTTAATTCCCCAAGGTGCAGAAATTTTACCCAACCCCACAGGAACAGCACCGGGTATTATTTGGCAACCTCGTCCGGGATTAACTATTTTTACCTTCCCTGGTGTTCCCAGCGAAATGTATCGAATGTGGACAGAAACCGCCGTACCTTTTCTGAAAAGTCAAGGTTGGGGAAAAGAAATTATTTATAGTCGTAGTTTAAGATTTTGGGGAATTGGAGAATCAGCTTTAGCCGAAAAAGTAGCCCCTTATTTTGACTTAACTAACCCCACAGTAGCCCCCTATGCGGGCAAGGGAGAGGTGAGACTGCGAATCTCTGCTAAAGCCACAGACGCAACAACCGCAGAAGCTTTAATTACACCCATTGAAAAACAACTCATAGAAATTGCTGGCTTAGATTATTATGGCATTGATAATGACACCCTTGCTGCTGTCGTTGGTAATTTGTTAAGGTCCGCGGGAGCAACCCTATCTGTAGCCGAATCTTGCACCGGTGGGGGACTGGGACAAATGTTAACGGAAATTTCTGGTAGTTCTGATTACTTTTGGGGTGGAGTAATTTCCTACGCCAATTCCGTAAAAATTGGACTATTAGGGGTCAACCCAGAGGATTTAGAGGAATTTGGGGCAGTGAGTGCGACAGTAGCTGAACAAATGGCTATTGGTGTTAAAAATCGGCTCTCAACTACTTGGGGATTAAGTATTACAGGCATTGCCGGACCAACCGGGGGAACCCAAACCAAACCAGTGGGTTTAGTCTATATTGGTTTAGCTGGTCCTGGCAACGAAGTAATCAGTTTTGAACATCGCTTCGGAACAATTCGGGGACGGTCTTTAATTCGTTATGTGAGTGCAAATGCAGCTTTGGATAATCTGCGGCGACAGTTGCAAAAAAGGCTAGTACCGCAGGGCGGAAGTCAAAAGTCAAAACTAATATACAGTAGGCTTTTTGGCGATTGA
- a CDS encoding glycosyltransferase family 4 protein → MEAVLLSEPSDTLYRKLTTLSVITEFFPDYAATGQLIEELVKQLEKQGIIIRVFTGQPGYAFTTAKAPALEQLGNIRVQRSRSTQLWSKRIRGKAVNGVLFTLRTFLHIIKNARKNDVFLLTSAPPFLSIAGYFAHLLLKFPYICLIYDLYPDIAIALGVVSKKHWLAKFWWAVNRQIWQKSKGIIVLSPAMKERVIAICPEVADKVSVIHSWGDSELIVPIAKEKNWFAKQHNLDTKFTILYSGNMGRCHDTDTILATAQKLQDEPIQFVCIGGGPKRESFIQDVTRLGLKNFLFLPYQDKSVLPYSLTACDLSLVSVEAGLESLVAPSKLYPALAAGRPIAAICPKDSYLRQLIADGEFGISIDNGDSDSLSKFILNLKSDRQLAEKMGNASREYLQSNFTPEIIAKQYINVLEQAII, encoded by the coding sequence ATGGAAGCTGTTCTGCTTTCTGAACCTAGTGATACTTTATATCGTAAACTAACTACTTTGTCTGTAATCACCGAGTTTTTTCCAGACTATGCTGCAACCGGACAGTTGATTGAAGAACTAGTGAAACAGCTTGAGAAACAAGGAATCATAATTAGAGTATTCACTGGACAACCAGGGTACGCTTTTACTACGGCTAAAGCCCCAGCCTTAGAGCAATTAGGCAACATTCGCGTCCAAAGATCCCGATCTACTCAGCTTTGGTCTAAGAGGATTCGGGGGAAGGCTGTGAATGGTGTTTTGTTTACATTGCGGACTTTTCTCCATATTATCAAGAATGCTCGCAAAAATGATGTATTTCTATTAACTTCAGCACCTCCTTTTTTATCAATAGCCGGATATTTCGCTCATTTGTTATTAAAATTTCCCTATATATGCTTAATTTATGATCTATATCCGGATATTGCGATCGCTTTAGGCGTAGTTTCCAAAAAGCACTGGTTAGCTAAGTTTTGGTGGGCAGTCAACCGCCAGATTTGGCAAAAATCTAAAGGGATTATTGTTCTGAGTCCTGCTATGAAGGAGAGGGTAATAGCAATCTGTCCAGAGGTAGCTGATAAGGTGTCTGTGATTCACAGTTGGGGCGATTCTGAGTTAATTGTCCCCATTGCCAAAGAAAAAAACTGGTTTGCCAAACAACATAATTTGGACACCAAATTTACAATTCTTTATTCTGGTAATATGGGTCGGTGTCATGATACGGATACAATTTTGGCAACTGCTCAAAAATTACAAGATGAACCGATTCAATTCGTTTGTATTGGTGGTGGACCCAAACGTGAAAGCTTTATTCAAGATGTGACTCGTTTAGGATTAAAAAACTTTCTCTTTCTCCCCTATCAAGACAAAAGTGTGCTACCCTATTCCTTGACAGCTTGCGATTTATCCTTAGTCAGTGTAGAAGCAGGTTTAGAAAGTTTAGTTGCTCCTAGCAAACTCTATCCAGCTTTAGCTGCGGGAAGACCCATAGCAGCTATTTGTCCAAAAGATTCCTACTTGCGACAGCTAATAGCAGATGGTGAGTTTGGTATTAGCATTGACAATGGAGACAGTGATAGTCTATCTAAGTTTATTCTCAACTTAAAGAGCGATCGCCAACTTGCAGAAAAAATGGGTAATGCCTCCCGCGAATATTTGCAGTCAAACTTTACGCCAGAAATCATCGCTAAACAATACATCAATGTGTTAGAACAAGCTATAATTTGA
- a CDS encoding GDP-mannose 4,6-dehydratase — MKKALICGVSGQDGAYLAELLLKQGYTVCGTSRDAQISPFQNLVHLGIKDQVKLESMSLTDFRSVLQVLTKIQPDEVYNLAGQTSVGLSFGQPVETLESIATGTLNLLEAIRFLGATIKLYNAGSSECFGDTGNVAAAENTPFRPRSPYAVAKAAAFWEVANYREAYGLFACSGILFNHESPLRPERFVTQKIIATACRIAQGSKEKLYLGNMSIQRDWGWAQEYVEAMYLMLQQSQPDDYVIATGESTSLEDFVAAAFLSLNLDWHDHVVVDSSLFRPTDLAVGRGNPSKAKNQLGWEARYKMQDVVKMMVDARLES; from the coding sequence ATGAAAAAAGCTCTCATTTGTGGAGTATCTGGACAAGACGGCGCATATTTAGCAGAATTACTGCTAAAACAAGGCTATACAGTCTGTGGAACTTCCAGAGATGCCCAAATCTCCCCTTTCCAGAATTTAGTCCACTTAGGAATTAAAGACCAAGTAAAGCTGGAGTCAATGTCCTTGACTGACTTCCGTAGCGTCTTACAGGTACTGACAAAAATCCAACCAGATGAAGTCTATAATTTGGCCGGACAAACTTCCGTCGGTTTATCTTTTGGACAACCTGTAGAAACATTAGAAAGTATAGCTACAGGCACACTAAATTTATTAGAAGCCATTCGGTTTTTAGGCGCGACCATTAAACTTTATAATGCAGGTTCGAGTGAATGTTTTGGTGATACTGGCAATGTAGCAGCAGCAGAAAATACTCCATTCCGTCCCAGAAGTCCTTATGCTGTGGCTAAAGCTGCGGCTTTTTGGGAAGTAGCTAACTACCGAGAAGCTTACGGATTATTTGCCTGTTCTGGCATTTTATTTAATCATGAATCTCCCCTGCGTCCAGAAAGATTTGTCACTCAAAAAATTATTGCTACTGCCTGTCGGATTGCCCAAGGTAGTAAGGAAAAATTATATTTAGGTAATATGTCAATTCAGCGGGACTGGGGTTGGGCGCAGGAATATGTGGAAGCCATGTATTTAATGTTGCAACAATCACAGCCAGATGATTATGTAATTGCAACGGGAGAAAGCACTTCCCTGGAAGATTTTGTCGCGGCAGCATTTCTATCTTTAAACTTAGATTGGCATGATCATGTAGTAGTTGATAGTAGCCTGTTCAGACCTACAGATTTGGCTGTGGGTAGAGGTAATCCGAGTAAGGCTAAGAACCAGTTAGGATGGGAAGCTAGATATAAAATGCAGGATGTGGTGAAAATGATGGTAGACGCGAGATTAGAATCATGA
- a CDS encoding DUF29 domain-containing protein — protein MPPTQANGEIYEQDYPEWLDITLTQLQNRDLENIDWEHLIEEITALGNEQKRKVESYLRKLIKHLLLYQYWEAERFYCAKGWIEEIDNFRSELDLLLESKVLYNHSEKIIDKIYTKARNNTIRKSELSPTIFPETCPYSLTEILNPEWLPS, from the coding sequence ATGCCACCTACACAAGCAAATGGCGAAATTTATGAACAAGATTATCCGGAGTGGTTGGATATTACCCTTACCCAACTGCAAAATCGGGATTTAGAAAATATTGACTGGGAACATTTGATTGAGGAAATCACTGCATTGGGAAACGAACAAAAGCGTAAAGTAGAAAGTTACTTGAGAAAACTTATTAAGCATTTACTTCTTTATCAATATTGGGAAGCAGAGAGATTCTATTGTGCCAAAGGATGGATTGAAGAAATTGATAATTTTAGATCTGAATTAGATTTATTATTAGAGTCTAAAGTTCTTTATAATCATTCTGAAAAAATCATAGATAAAATTTACACCAAAGCTAGAAATAATACAATTCGTAAATCTGAACTATCTCCAACAATATTCCCGGAAACTTGTCCTTATTCTTTAACAGAAATTCTCAATCCTGAATGGTTGCCATCATAA
- a CDS encoding Uma2 family endonuclease, which yields MYQSDVYSKPSYEPLPPQQTLPTMYDLPSEDPEEPGLPDEFHLLQPELLRRTFRPPSYAEDNVFTGSDLNLYYDSKHTQWYKRPDWFAVLGVSRFYEQTELRLSYVTWYEGTYPFVVIELISPGTENEDLGRNRNLREVNQPPNKWTVYEQILRIPYYFAYNRYTDEFNCFGLVMNRYQPLSINGLGVWLEEAELGLGLWEGEYQGLTRQWLRWYDKDNNWLPTPEEREKQRAEQEKQRAEQEKQRAEQEKQRADSAELEVAKLRQLLWEQGISLPNDQ from the coding sequence ATGTATCAAAGCGATGTATATAGCAAACCCAGCTATGAGCCATTACCTCCTCAACAAACACTGCCAACGATGTATGATTTACCTAGCGAAGATCCAGAGGAGCCAGGGTTGCCAGACGAATTTCATCTTTTACAACCAGAATTATTGCGTAGAACTTTTCGTCCGCCTTCTTATGCAGAAGATAATGTATTTACAGGTAGTGACTTAAATTTATACTATGACAGCAAGCATACACAATGGTACAAACGCCCTGATTGGTTTGCAGTTTTGGGGGTATCCCGTTTTTATGAACAAACAGAACTAAGATTAAGTTATGTTACTTGGTATGAAGGAACATATCCCTTTGTGGTAATAGAACTAATATCTCCAGGAACAGAAAACGAAGACTTAGGGAGAAATAGAAATTTACGGGAAGTTAATCAACCACCCAATAAATGGACAGTATATGAGCAAATTCTCAGAATCCCCTATTATTTTGCCTATAACCGTTATACTGATGAATTTAACTGTTTTGGTTTGGTAATGAACCGTTATCAACCGCTCTCTATTAATGGATTAGGGGTATGGCTAGAAGAAGCTGAATTGGGTTTAGGATTATGGGAGGGAGAATATCAAGGACTAACTAGACAGTGGTTACGTTGGTATGATAAAGATAATAACTGGTTGCCTACACCAGAAGAGCGAGAAAAACAGCGGGCAGAACAGGAAAAACAACGGGCAGAACAGGAAAAGCAGCGGGCAGAACAGGAAAAACAACGGGCAGACTCTGCTGAATTAGAAGTAGCTAAATTACGACAATTGTTATGGGAACAAGGTATCAGCTTACCTAATGATCAATAG
- a CDS encoding DUF29 domain-containing protein, whose translation MSKSPLYETDFMDWLTQQKLALASRDITALDWENLAEELDSMGISEKNELKNRLIILLTHLLKWQYQSSKRSISWFTTIANQRDDLQDLLNEKPSLKQYIPDILPKAYRNARREASAETGLVLSTFSEICPYDIQEILNPEFLCNTTDDFEKAM comes from the coding sequence ATGTCTAAATCACCTCTCTACGAAACAGATTTCATGGATTGGTTAACTCAACAAAAATTAGCCTTAGCTAGCCGAGATATAACAGCTTTGGATTGGGAAAATTTGGCAGAAGAGTTAGATAGTATGGGCATTAGTGAAAAAAATGAGTTAAAAAATCGGTTAATAATTTTATTAACTCATTTGCTAAAATGGCAATACCAATCTTCTAAACGTTCTATTAGTTGGTTTACCACCATTGCCAACCAAAGAGATGATTTACAAGATTTACTCAATGAAAAACCAAGTTTAAAACAATATATTCCTGATATTTTACCCAAAGCTTATCGAAATGCGAGAAGAGAAGCATCAGCAGAAACAGGTTTAGTATTAAGTACGTTTTCAGAAATTTGTCCTTATGATATACAAGAAATATTAAATCCTGAATTCTTGTGTAACACTACAGATGATTTTGAAAAAGCTATGTAG
- a CDS encoding DUF29 domain-containing protein — protein MYQINPPLSFHETCPYSLREILNPEWFPS, from the coding sequence ATGTATCAGATAAATCCACCATTATCTTTCCATGAAACTTGTCCTTATTCTTTAAGAGAAATTCTCAATCCTGAATGGTTTCCATCATAA
- a CDS encoding retropepsin-like aspartic protease, translated as MNEKYNSAKEWRKANYRKLKQYRGEWIIYTKDGVIAHHQDYRIMTQQIDLQNLKSSDYITERIYENEFVEPVKFFPVRFRTVKKHDWQPKYEVCLTFQNSKILEMLVDSGSDISLITFYLGTDLGYALSQGEVLSNGEGVGGSVQYVLRQVEMQIDNYTFSAPVAWLQNEDCQEVLLGREVVFDLFDIEFKQAEEKILFKYRG; from the coding sequence ATGAACGAAAAATACAATAGTGCCAAAGAATGGCGTAAAGCAAATTACCGAAAACTAAAACAATATCGTGGAGAATGGATTATTTACACTAAGGATGGTGTAATAGCTCATCACCAAGATTATAGAATCATGACACAGCAAATTGACCTTCAGAACTTAAAATCTTCTGACTACATCACTGAGCGTATCTACGAGAACGAATTTGTTGAGCCAGTGAAGTTTTTCCCAGTGCGTTTTAGAACAGTCAAAAAACATGATTGGCAGCCAAAATACGAAGTCTGTCTAACTTTTCAAAATTCTAAAATCCTGGAAATGCTTGTAGATTCTGGTTCGGATATTAGCCTAATTACATTTTATTTAGGCACAGACTTAGGATATGCCCTCTCTCAAGGAGAAGTTCTGAGTAATGGAGAAGGAGTAGGGGGGAGTGTACAATATGTACTCCGACAAGTTGAAATGCAGATTGATAATTATACCTTTTCTGCTCCTGTTGCCTGGTTACAAAATGAGGATTGCCAAGAAGTTTTATTGGGTAGGGAAGTTGTGTTTGATTTATTTGATATTGAATTTAAACAAGCTGAGGAGAAAATCCTATTCAAATATAGGGGATAA
- a CDS encoding ABC transporter permease — MVRDLLASRELAWRLLVRDISAQYRQSLLGVLWAFFPPIITALGLVVAKNAGAVNIGMTDIPYPAYVMFSMSLWQTFVEALNGPLAAVGGARSMLAKINFPKEAIILAKLGEVFFNFGIKLIFIVGLFLWFKIPVTWSVLLAPVALIHLIILGTAIGLLLAPLGTLYGDVGRVIPLIVTPWMLLTPVIFPVPKQGWFSVVVSWNPVTPLLVTARDLAISGVVSNPTGFWLVSGLSFVLLFVAWILYRLSMPFIVERMSS; from the coding sequence ATGGTAAGGGATTTACTGGCTTCTAGGGAATTAGCATGGCGGTTATTAGTGCGAGATATTAGCGCCCAATATCGTCAGTCTTTGTTGGGTGTGTTGTGGGCGTTTTTCCCACCAATTATCACAGCCTTGGGGCTGGTAGTTGCCAAAAATGCTGGGGCTGTAAATATTGGTATGACGGATATTCCCTATCCGGCTTATGTGATGTTTAGTATGTCACTATGGCAGACCTTTGTGGAGGCTTTGAATGGTCCTTTGGCGGCTGTGGGTGGGGCTAGGTCAATGCTGGCAAAAATTAACTTCCCCAAGGAAGCGATTATTTTGGCTAAATTAGGCGAAGTGTTTTTTAATTTTGGTATTAAGTTAATTTTTATTGTCGGGTTATTCCTGTGGTTTAAGATTCCCGTTACCTGGAGTGTGTTGCTAGCGCCTGTAGCTTTGATTCATTTGATCATCTTAGGAACAGCAATTGGCTTACTTCTTGCCCCTTTGGGGACTTTGTATGGGGATGTGGGCAGGGTGATACCGTTAATTGTTACGCCTTGGATGTTGTTAACTCCTGTGATTTTTCCCGTTCCTAAGCAAGGGTGGTTTAGTGTGGTAGTGAGTTGGAATCCCGTTACACCATTGTTGGTTACAGCCAGGGATTTGGCGATAAGTGGAGTGGTATCCAATCCCACTGGATTTTGGCTAGTGAGTGGTTTGAGTTTTGTGTTGTTATTTGTGGCTTGGATTTTGTATCGGTTGTCAATGCCGTTTATTGTTGAAAGAATGAGTTCTTAG
- a CDS encoding ABC transporter ATP-binding protein — protein sequence MQDIGSEMMGIKYDHELRPDEFWSVKDVSFELRRGECLGLVGRNGAGKSTLLRMLNGLIKPDRGFIEMQGRVGALIALGTGFNPILTGRENIYVNGSVLGLSKTEIDGKIEEIIEFAGIEGFIDSPVQGYSSGMQVRLGFAVATALSPDVLILDEVLAVGDAAFRNKCYRRIANVRKNAAVIFVSHSMEQVARICDKVLVMSLGEVAFSGSLEQGIAVYDRLNDDGEEQDESFLSVSDPLTYFQAQLSHDVLSSGSPLNIQFSIESSDFLEDFVLRIIFYDVSGAFAADCNFFARDHKIPPLSGISHWDVSLSSIPLKNGVYRISFNIIDRQGALVVWSYKQQKIKIVDAYPGANANCQLQLGHWLT from the coding sequence GTGCAGGATATTGGCTCAGAGATGATGGGAATCAAGTATGACCATGAACTTAGACCCGATGAGTTTTGGTCAGTGAAAGATGTAAGTTTTGAGTTACGTCGTGGGGAGTGTTTGGGGTTAGTTGGTCGTAATGGTGCAGGAAAGAGTACGCTTTTGAGAATGTTGAATGGCTTGATTAAGCCGGATCGCGGTTTCATTGAAATGCAGGGGCGAGTGGGGGCGTTGATTGCCCTAGGAACAGGGTTTAACCCAATTTTGACTGGTCGGGAAAACATTTATGTCAATGGCTCTGTTTTGGGACTTAGCAAAACAGAGATTGATGGAAAAATTGAAGAAATTATTGAATTTGCTGGGATTGAAGGTTTTATTGATTCGCCAGTACAAGGCTATAGTTCAGGTATGCAGGTACGATTGGGTTTTGCTGTGGCGACGGCTCTTTCCCCCGATGTGCTAATTTTAGATGAGGTATTAGCGGTTGGTGATGCGGCATTCCGCAATAAGTGTTACCGAAGAATTGCCAATGTACGTAAAAATGCGGCGGTTATTTTTGTTTCACATAGCATGGAGCAAGTAGCGCGAATTTGTGACAAGGTACTAGTGATGTCTTTAGGGGAAGTTGCTTTTTCAGGAAGCTTAGAACAAGGAATAGCGGTTTATGATCGGCTCAATGATGATGGGGAAGAGCAGGATGAGTCTTTTCTATCAGTAAGTGATCCGTTGACTTATTTTCAAGCTCAACTATCCCATGATGTTTTGTCTTCTGGCTCTCCTCTAAATATTCAATTTTCTATTGAAAGTTCTGATTTCTTAGAAGATTTTGTCTTGCGTATAATTTTTTATGATGTTTCTGGGGCTTTTGCCGCTGATTGTAACTTTTTTGCGCGTGACCATAAAATTCCACCTCTATCTGGAATTTCCCATTGGGATGTTTCTCTTAGCTCTATCCCCTTAAAAAATGGAGTTTATCGGATTAGTTTCAATATCATTGATAGGCAGGGTGCGCTTGTCGTTTGGTCTTATAAACAGCAAAAAATAAAAATAGTGGATGCCTATCCTGGGGCAAATGCTAATTGCCAATTACAATTAGGACATTGGCTGACCTAA
- a CDS encoding acylneuraminate cytidylyltransferase family protein: MKQDISFFLPVRKGSQRVENKNTRPFSNVSGGLLEIKLKQLLECDFCKEIVLSTNDEKSIEIANTLNYLNKIRIERRPEHLCQSNTLVQDLIRYVPKVMQTEHIFWVHATSPFVDANDYFQAVSQYYDALDCDYDSLMSVTKHHFFMWDALEKKIANTDDTKGLWPNTQDLDPIYEINNAFFISSKKNYQKFQNRIGINPKLYELEKIKNIDIDWEDDFLIAEILYSQSYSI; the protein is encoded by the coding sequence ATGAAACAAGATATAAGTTTTTTTCTTCCTGTTAGAAAAGGGTCTCAAAGAGTTGAAAATAAAAATACTCGCCCATTTTCAAATGTTAGCGGCGGTTTACTTGAAATTAAGTTAAAACAACTTTTAGAATGTGATTTTTGTAAAGAAATTGTTCTATCAACAAATGATGAAAAATCAATAGAAATCGCAAATACATTAAACTATTTAAATAAAATACGCATAGAGCGTAGACCAGAGCATTTATGTCAGTCAAATACTTTAGTTCAAGACTTAATTAGATACGTACCGAAAGTGATGCAAACCGAGCATATATTTTGGGTTCATGCAACTTCACCCTTTGTAGATGCTAATGACTACTTTCAGGCAGTATCCCAATATTATGATGCATTAGATTGTGACTATGATTCACTCATGAGTGTTACAAAACACCACTTTTTTATGTGGGATGCTCTAGAGAAGAAAATAGCGAATACTGATGATACTAAAGGACTATGGCCAAACACTCAAGATCTTGATCCCATATATGAGATTAACAATGCTTTTTTTATTTCTAGTAAGAAAAATTATCAGAAGTTTCAAAATCGAATAGGTATAAATCCCAAGCTTTATGAGTTGGAAAAAATCAAGAATATCGATATTGATTGGGAAGATGATTTTCTGATAGCTGAAATCTTATACAGTCAGTCGTACTCAATTTAA